In Exiguobacterium sibiricum 7-3, a genomic segment contains:
- the glyS gene encoding glycine--tRNA ligase subunit beta: MHELLLEIGLEEMPARFVLQSEIQLKDRVTTFLSEARITFDTIESFSTPRRLAVLVTGISERQADLEETLKGPAKRIAVDADGNWTKAAQGFARGKGLTTDDLFLQEEKGIEYIFATRKESGQETATLLPGLKQIVEAMSFPKNMRWSTQSLRYMRPIRWMIALLDDQVIPFEVANVATGRTSRGHRFLGQDITILRPNAYVEALAGEHVIVSYEQRRQLIEDQIQKLSEQEGFEVPIDPTLLEEVTNLVEYPTALFGAFDEAYLELPEEVLITTMKEHQRYFPVKKDGTLLHYFVTVRNGNATHLENVARGNEKVIRARLADAQFFYEEDKKADIDAQATRLDKIVFHEKLGTTGEKVRRVREMALQLAERFSADKVKVERAGTIYKFDLVSQMVYEFTELQGMMGERYANMKGENAEVAAAIREHYLPRFAGDESPSTPTGTVLAVLDKMDSVAGFFGVGMIPSGSADPYALRRQAQGIVQILSDRQIDMTLSELIDFVVSAQLKAGLYQADAETVKAAMEDFFNQRLKFRLSEKGYRHDVIEAALDPKLTVEANEKRASMLEQATQQPTFKKTVEQLSRVLNISKKAETVVAVNPALFENEAERALHEQIEQLIPKVEAAVQASDYSQAIQVLESSVPAITAYFDGTMIMADDEAVRTNRLSEMKRFATAIEQVARFNALTLV, translated from the coding sequence ATGCATGAGTTATTACTTGAAATCGGTCTGGAAGAAATGCCTGCCCGTTTCGTCTTACAATCGGAGATACAATTAAAAGACCGTGTGACGACATTCTTAAGTGAAGCACGTATTACGTTCGACACGATTGAATCATTTTCGACGCCACGTCGTTTAGCAGTACTCGTAACCGGAATATCGGAACGTCAGGCTGACTTAGAAGAGACGCTTAAAGGCCCGGCGAAACGGATTGCGGTGGACGCGGACGGCAATTGGACAAAAGCCGCTCAAGGATTTGCACGCGGTAAAGGTTTGACGACGGATGATCTGTTCCTTCAAGAAGAGAAGGGAATCGAATACATCTTTGCGACGCGCAAAGAATCAGGACAAGAAACAGCAACGCTTCTGCCGGGACTCAAACAAATCGTTGAAGCGATGTCGTTCCCGAAAAATATGCGTTGGAGTACTCAGTCATTACGCTACATGCGCCCGATTCGTTGGATGATTGCCTTACTGGATGACCAAGTGATTCCATTTGAAGTGGCAAATGTTGCGACCGGACGGACGTCACGCGGACACCGTTTCCTTGGACAGGACATTACGATTTTACGACCGAATGCTTATGTTGAGGCACTTGCCGGAGAACATGTCATTGTCAGTTACGAACAGCGTCGTCAGCTGATTGAAGATCAGATTCAAAAACTCAGCGAACAAGAAGGATTTGAAGTACCGATTGATCCGACATTGCTTGAGGAAGTTACGAACTTAGTGGAATACCCTACGGCATTATTCGGGGCGTTTGACGAAGCCTATCTCGAACTGCCGGAAGAAGTACTGATCACGACGATGAAGGAACACCAACGTTATTTCCCGGTAAAAAAAGACGGGACGTTGCTTCACTACTTCGTCACTGTCCGTAATGGGAATGCGACGCATCTCGAGAACGTAGCCCGCGGAAACGAGAAAGTCATTCGGGCACGTCTTGCGGATGCACAGTTTTTCTATGAGGAAGATAAAAAAGCCGATATCGATGCCCAGGCAACGCGACTTGATAAAATCGTCTTCCATGAAAAACTCGGAACGACAGGCGAAAAAGTCCGTCGTGTGCGCGAGATGGCTCTGCAATTGGCGGAACGATTCAGTGCGGATAAAGTGAAAGTCGAACGTGCGGGAACGATTTATAAATTCGATCTTGTCAGCCAAATGGTTTATGAATTTACAGAACTGCAAGGTATGATGGGCGAACGTTACGCCAATATGAAAGGTGAAAACGCCGAAGTCGCAGCGGCGATCCGGGAACACTACTTACCGCGTTTTGCTGGGGATGAAAGTCCGAGCACACCAACAGGTACAGTGTTAGCTGTTCTCGATAAGATGGACAGCGTGGCTGGTTTCTTCGGTGTCGGGATGATCCCAAGCGGTTCGGCCGATCCATATGCGTTACGACGCCAAGCACAAGGAATTGTTCAGATTCTTTCAGACCGTCAGATTGACATGACGTTGTCAGAGCTAATCGATTTCGTTGTGTCTGCTCAATTAAAAGCAGGTCTTTATCAAGCGGATGCAGAAACAGTTAAAGCAGCAATGGAAGACTTCTTCAATCAGCGTCTGAAGTTCCGCTTGTCGGAAAAAGGATATCGTCATGATGTCATCGAAGCGGCACTTGATCCGAAGTTGACGGTCGAAGCAAACGAAAAACGCGCATCAATGCTTGAACAGGCCACACAACAACCGACCTTTAAGAAGACAGTGGAGCAACTCAGCCGTGTCTTGAACATCTCGAAAAAAGCAGAGACGGTTGTTGCGGTAAATCCAGCGCTCTTTGAAAATGAAGCCGAACGTGCCTTGCATGAACAAATCGAGCAACTGATTCCAAAAGTGGAAGCGGCAGTTCAAGCCTCTGACTATAGTCAAGCGATTCAAGTGCTCGAATCGAGTGTTCCGGCCATTACTGCTTATTTTGATGGAACGATGATCATGGCGGATGACGAAGCAGTTCGGACGAATCGTCTTAGCGAGATGAAACGATTTGCGACGGCGATTGAACAAGTCGCACGATTCAATGCACTCACTTTAGTGTGA
- a CDS encoding helix-turn-helix transcriptional regulator — MKLNERQKKILQIVKENGPITGEQIASELSLTRATLRPDLSILTMTGMLEARPRVGYMYVGKKNTSMLHEKLDTLTVGEFMSSAKVIHEGMTVYDAIVHLFLEDVGSLFVVGKDHALVGVLSRKDFLRAAIGNQELDSLPVNIIMTRMPNLTVCEKSETLIGAGMKLIEKQIDSMPVVEQVDGILKVVGRMTKTNMTKVLVALARDEEL; from the coding sequence ATGAAGTTAAATGAACGGCAGAAAAAAATACTCCAAATCGTCAAAGAAAACGGTCCGATCACAGGAGAGCAGATTGCATCTGAACTCTCCTTGACACGGGCGACCTTACGTCCGGACTTATCGATTTTGACGATGACTGGAATGCTGGAAGCACGTCCACGCGTCGGTTATATGTATGTCGGTAAAAAAAACACCTCCATGTTGCATGAAAAATTGGATACGTTGACCGTTGGCGAATTCATGTCTTCAGCGAAAGTCATTCATGAAGGGATGACTGTTTACGATGCAATCGTCCATCTGTTCCTCGAAGACGTCGGCTCTCTGTTCGTCGTCGGAAAAGATCATGCGCTAGTCGGTGTCTTGTCACGGAAAGACTTTTTACGGGCGGCGATCGGGAATCAGGAACTGGACTCGTTACCTGTTAACATCATCATGACACGGATGCCGAATCTGACGGTTTGTGAGAAATCAGAGACATTGATCGGGGCAGGGATGAAACTCATCGAAAAACAGATCGATTCCATGCCCGTCGTTGAACAGGTGGACGGAATCTTAAAAGTCGTCGGACGCATGACGAAGACAAACATGACGAAAGTGTTGGTCGCGCTGGCACGAGATGAAGAACTTTAA
- the glyQ gene encoding glycine--tRNA ligase subunit alpha has translation MTVQEMILTLQKFWAEQGCLTMQAYDVEKGAGTMNPMTFLRSLGPEPWNVCYTEPSRRPADGRYGENPNRLYQHHQFQVIMKPSPDNIQELYLQSLELLGINPLEHDIRFVEDNWENPTFGAAGLGWEVWLNGMEITQFTYFQQVGGIECNPIAVEITYGIERLASYIQDVESVFDLVWTDGFKYGDIFYQPEFEHSKYTFETSDVDLLFTLFDQYEKEANRALDENLVFPAYDYILKCSHTFNLLDAKGAISVTERTGFIHRVRNMSRRCAQSFIEERERLGFPLIKSKAGESHA, from the coding sequence ATGACAGTACAGGAAATGATCTTAACACTGCAAAAATTTTGGGCTGAACAAGGGTGCTTGACGATGCAAGCCTATGACGTGGAAAAAGGCGCCGGAACAATGAATCCGATGACGTTTTTACGAAGTCTTGGACCAGAGCCATGGAACGTCTGTTATACAGAACCATCACGCCGGCCAGCGGACGGACGCTACGGCGAAAATCCGAACCGCTTGTATCAACATCACCAGTTCCAGGTCATCATGAAACCGTCGCCGGACAATATTCAGGAACTGTATTTACAAAGTCTTGAATTGCTCGGCATCAATCCGCTTGAACATGACATTCGTTTCGTCGAAGATAACTGGGAAAACCCGACGTTTGGTGCAGCCGGACTCGGTTGGGAAGTCTGGTTAAACGGTATGGAAATCACACAGTTCACGTACTTCCAACAGGTTGGTGGAATTGAATGTAATCCGATCGCAGTTGAAATCACGTACGGAATCGAACGTCTCGCATCGTACATCCAAGATGTCGAAAGTGTATTTGATTTGGTTTGGACAGACGGTTTCAAATATGGAGATATCTTCTACCAACCGGAATTTGAACATTCGAAATATACGTTTGAGACATCTGATGTCGATCTCTTGTTCACATTGTTCGATCAATACGAAAAAGAAGCCAACCGGGCACTGGATGAGAACCTGGTCTTCCCGGCCTATGACTATATCTTGAAATGTTCACATACGTTTAACCTGTTGGATGCCAAAGGGGCGATTTCCGTCACGGAACGAACGGGCTTTATTCACCGTGTCCGAAACATGTCGCGCCGCTGTGCCCAAAGTTTCATCGAAGAACGGGAACGTTTAGGTTTCCCATTGATTAAATCGAAAGCTGGTGAATCGCATGCATGA
- the recO gene encoding DNA repair protein RecO: MIDKAEGLVLRTVVYGESNKIITLLTREYGKLAVMARGAKKPGSRFNAASQPFIRAVYVYPRSRGLGQLKSADVITGYSKIRQDVFLMAYAMYLLELADKALDERVPQPALYDLFVDGLEAMDEGLDPDVVSFIVELRLLRHLGIAPHLNGCTICGSAEAPFAFSLNHGGLLCRRHRHEDEHAVYLTESVAKMLYVFSVYDFSRIGTVDVKPETKRLLRQIMDAYMERYSGLRLRSKRVLDQLLNLGDD, from the coding sequence ATGATTGATAAGGCGGAAGGGCTTGTCTTACGGACGGTCGTGTATGGTGAATCGAATAAAATCATTACACTGTTGACACGTGAATATGGCAAGCTCGCCGTCATGGCCCGTGGTGCTAAAAAACCCGGCAGCCGTTTCAATGCGGCGAGCCAACCATTTATCCGAGCCGTTTACGTGTACCCACGTTCGCGTGGTCTCGGTCAATTAAAATCAGCAGACGTCATCACAGGATATTCGAAAATTCGTCAAGACGTGTTTTTGATGGCCTATGCGATGTATCTTCTTGAATTGGCAGACAAAGCGCTCGATGAACGGGTGCCGCAACCGGCACTGTATGATTTGTTTGTCGATGGTCTTGAAGCGATGGACGAAGGGCTCGATCCAGATGTTGTATCCTTCATCGTTGAACTCCGATTACTGCGTCATTTGGGAATCGCACCACACTTAAACGGCTGTACGATTTGCGGCAGTGCAGAAGCACCATTCGCTTTTTCCTTGAATCACGGGGGTTTACTTTGCAGACGACATCGTCATGAAGATGAACATGCTGTTTATTTGACGGAATCCGTGGCCAAGATGCTATATGTCTTTTCTGTTTATGACTTTTCCCGGATCGGCACCGTCGATGTGAAGCCGGAAACGAAACGATTGTTGCGTCAAATCATGGATGCTTACATGGAACGCTACAGCGGTCTCCGTCTTCGTTCAAAACGGGTTCTCGATCAATTACTGAATCTCGGAGACGATTGA
- a CDS encoding pyruvate, water dikinase regulatory protein, with amino-acid sequence MRQRIYVVSDSVGETCELVVRAAAIQFPEQAIETVRIPFVDDDQVIYDLVLHAKEEQATIVYTIVHATHRRLLAETAHAHEVKAIDLLGPLLDTMEGRLGMQPKEEPGLIYRLDEEYFRKIEAVEFAVKYDDGRDPRGIKRADIVLIGVSRTSKTPLSQYLALKRYKVANVPLVPESIPPEELFDIPKEKCFGLLISPEKLIDIRMERLRSLGLKPEAAYAQMDRINRELDYAKNLYDRIGCQVIDVTNKAVEETANLILTGISGKSHD; translated from the coding sequence ATGAGACAACGCATTTATGTAGTAAGTGACTCGGTCGGTGAAACATGTGAATTGGTCGTGCGGGCAGCGGCGATCCAGTTTCCGGAGCAAGCAATTGAAACGGTCCGGATACCATTCGTCGATGACGATCAAGTCATTTATGATTTAGTGTTACATGCAAAAGAAGAGCAAGCGACAATCGTCTATACCATCGTCCATGCTACACACCGCCGGCTTCTTGCTGAAACGGCACATGCGCATGAAGTCAAGGCGATTGATCTGTTGGGTCCGTTACTGGATACGATGGAAGGGCGTCTTGGGATGCAGCCGAAAGAAGAACCGGGACTGATTTACCGGTTGGACGAAGAGTATTTCCGGAAAATTGAAGCTGTTGAATTTGCAGTGAAATATGATGACGGTCGCGATCCGCGCGGTATCAAACGGGCAGATATCGTGTTGATCGGGGTCTCCCGTACCTCGAAGACTCCGTTGTCACAGTATTTGGCGTTAAAACGTTATAAAGTTGCGAATGTACCGCTCGTTCCGGAATCGATACCGCCGGAAGAACTGTTTGATATTCCAAAAGAAAAATGTTTTGGACTATTGATTTCTCCAGAGAAGCTGATTGATATCCGGATGGAACGTTTACGGTCGCTTGGACTGAAACCGGAAGCGGCTTATGCCCAAATGGACCGAATCAATCGTGAACTCGATTATGCGAAAAATCTGTATGACCGAATCGGTTGCCAAGTCATCGATGTGACGAATAAAGCGGTCGAGGAAACGGCGAATCTCATCTTGACAGGGATTTCGGGCAAATCACATGACTAG
- the rpoD gene encoding RNA polymerase sigma factor RpoD, which produces MAEKARSEAEILRLAKDELIALGHKNGELSHQKIEDKLSSFESMDAQQFEEFLQLLETEGIKVNNDGTGDDKEEADLNDLSVPPGVKINDPVRMYLKEIGRVDLLNAEDEVELAKRIEQNDEEAKKRLAEANLRLVVSIAKRYVGRGMLFLDLIQEGNMGLIKAVEKFDYTKGYKFSTYATWWIRQAITRAIADQARTIRIPVHMVETINKLIRVQRQLLQDLGREPTPEEISKEMEITPEKVREILKIAQEPVSLETPIGEEDDSHLGDFIEDQDATAPQDAAAYELLKEQLEDVLDTLTDREENVLRLRFGLDDGRTRTLEEVGKVFGVTRERIRQIEAKALRKLRHPSRSKRLKDFLD; this is translated from the coding sequence ATGGCAGAAAAAGCAAGATCGGAAGCAGAAATACTACGTCTCGCGAAGGATGAACTAATCGCGCTCGGACACAAGAATGGTGAACTATCGCATCAAAAAATCGAGGATAAACTCAGTTCGTTTGAATCAATGGATGCGCAACAATTCGAAGAATTCCTTCAACTGCTCGAAACAGAAGGCATCAAGGTCAATAACGACGGAACGGGTGACGACAAGGAAGAAGCGGATTTAAACGATCTTTCGGTCCCACCAGGCGTCAAAATCAATGACCCTGTCCGGATGTACCTGAAAGAAATTGGTCGCGTTGATCTATTGAACGCAGAAGACGAAGTCGAACTCGCAAAACGGATTGAACAGAATGACGAAGAAGCTAAGAAACGTTTAGCGGAAGCCAATTTACGTTTGGTCGTTTCGATTGCGAAGCGTTACGTCGGTCGCGGGATGCTGTTCCTTGATTTGATTCAAGAAGGAAACATGGGACTCATCAAAGCGGTTGAAAAATTTGATTATACAAAAGGATATAAATTCTCGACGTATGCTACCTGGTGGATTCGTCAGGCCATCACACGTGCGATTGCCGACCAGGCACGGACGATCCGGATTCCGGTTCATATGGTCGAAACGATCAATAAATTGATTCGGGTCCAACGTCAATTACTTCAGGATTTAGGACGTGAACCGACTCCGGAAGAAATTTCGAAAGAAATGGAAATCACACCGGAAAAAGTACGTGAGATTCTGAAGATTGCACAAGAACCGGTATCGCTGGAAACACCGATCGGGGAAGAGGACGATTCACATCTCGGAGACTTCATCGAAGACCAAGATGCGACAGCCCCTCAAGATGCAGCGGCCTACGAGTTATTGAAAGAACAGCTCGAAGATGTCCTCGATACGTTGACGGACCGCGAAGAAAATGTCTTACGTCTTCGTTTTGGTCTAGACGACGGTCGGACACGCACACTTGAAGAAGTCGGGAAAGTATTTGGTGTCACACGTGAACGGATTCGTCAGATTGAGGCGAAAGCGTTACGGAAATTACGTCATCCAAGTCGTTCAAAACGTCTAAAAGATTTCCTCGATTAA
- the dnaG gene encoding DNA primase: MKRLPDELVDQVRQATDIVELISERVELKKQGNRYSGLCPFHSEKSPSFSVSPDKGMYYCFGCGAGGNAITFVMETEGMSFPEAVVKLADRTDIKLPEFERSDQTESTPDQEKKYRMREAHRIVADLYHEVMLQTAAGDAGREYLEQRGIQEPAMREFKLGYAPDQDRFTVDSLARRNFDLDEMVEAGLISIGRDGDYRDRFNGRVVFPISDRDGTIVGFSGRSIDGRDPKYVNTAETPLFNKSELLFGFAQARGAMRKNKQVVLVEGNLDVVRVAQAGIPYTVASLGTALTPVHAQNLARIVDEVIVCYDGDKAGRAATLKALRLLEDVAVDCSVIRLPDGEDPDSFIGAQSEEIFLRLIEQERISSLEFKSFYFRQGKNLRLEGERVRYIETMLEEIGRTANPLLRDIYLGKLAEEFHLSKESLLSQVKPLQPQQAKPKQERRQQTQVVTSSPQDRTFSNWKRAERFLLAYMIRSEEVGLEVRDQLGVAFNDPAHQLIAGKLYEFYGTNTPADPDRFLTMLHDASLQRIVADLEFMLMPEYDPDLLSHYIRAVQNERQRRTLDEEKSQLSQQTDIRAQAELMQAIIERKRRLKDR, from the coding sequence TTGAAACGGCTTCCTGACGAATTGGTTGACCAAGTCCGACAAGCAACGGATATCGTTGAATTGATATCAGAACGTGTAGAATTAAAAAAACAAGGGAATCGTTATTCAGGGTTATGTCCTTTTCACTCTGAAAAATCCCCTTCTTTTTCTGTTTCTCCGGATAAAGGCATGTATTATTGTTTCGGATGTGGGGCAGGGGGAAACGCCATTACTTTTGTCATGGAAACGGAAGGAATGAGTTTTCCGGAAGCCGTCGTCAAGCTGGCGGACCGAACAGACATCAAATTACCGGAATTTGAACGGTCTGATCAAACGGAGTCCACACCCGATCAAGAAAAAAAATATCGAATGCGGGAAGCACACCGGATCGTGGCAGATTTGTATCATGAAGTCATGTTGCAGACAGCTGCCGGTGACGCCGGAAGAGAATATCTCGAACAACGCGGAATCCAAGAACCGGCGATGCGGGAGTTTAAACTCGGTTACGCACCGGACCAGGACCGGTTCACGGTGGATTCATTGGCACGGCGTAACTTTGATTTGGATGAGATGGTAGAAGCAGGGTTGATTTCAATAGGCAGAGATGGCGATTATCGCGATCGATTCAATGGACGGGTCGTATTTCCAATTTCAGATCGTGATGGCACGATTGTTGGATTCAGTGGTCGCTCCATTGACGGAAGGGACCCGAAATATGTCAACACAGCGGAAACTCCTCTTTTTAATAAAAGCGAATTGCTGTTTGGTTTCGCACAGGCACGTGGTGCAATGCGAAAAAATAAGCAAGTTGTACTTGTGGAAGGGAATTTAGATGTTGTACGTGTCGCTCAAGCGGGTATACCCTATACGGTAGCTTCTCTCGGGACAGCATTGACTCCGGTCCATGCTCAAAATTTAGCAAGAATCGTCGATGAAGTCATAGTTTGTTATGACGGAGACAAAGCGGGACGTGCCGCGACACTTAAAGCATTACGTTTATTAGAAGATGTTGCGGTCGATTGTTCTGTAATTCGTCTTCCGGATGGAGAGGACCCCGATTCTTTCATCGGTGCCCAATCGGAAGAGATATTTCTTCGTTTAATCGAGCAGGAACGGATTTCAAGCCTTGAATTCAAATCTTTTTATTTTCGGCAAGGAAAAAACCTTCGATTAGAAGGAGAACGGGTCCGTTATATTGAAACTATGCTTGAGGAGATTGGCCGAACGGCCAATCCATTGTTACGCGACATCTATTTAGGGAAACTGGCTGAAGAGTTCCACTTGTCGAAAGAATCACTGCTGTCGCAAGTTAAGCCGTTGCAACCGCAACAGGCTAAACCGAAACAAGAGCGGCGGCAACAGACACAAGTCGTGACATCTTCTCCTCAAGACCGTACCTTCTCGAATTGGAAACGAGCCGAACGGTTTCTGCTCGCCTATATGATCCGTTCAGAGGAAGTAGGTCTTGAGGTACGTGATCAACTTGGTGTGGCATTTAACGATCCTGCCCATCAACTGATTGCAGGGAAACTATATGAATTTTACGGAACAAACACCCCAGCGGATCCCGATCGCTTTCTGACGATGCTCCACGATGCATCGCTTCAGCGAATCGTAGCGGATCTAGAGTTTATGTTAATGCCGGAATATGATCCGGATTTATTGAGTCATTATATTCGTGCCGTTCAAAATGAACGACAACGGCGGACACTGGATGAGGAAAAGTCGCAGTTGAGTCAACAAACAGATATCCGTGCTCAAGCGGAGCTAATGCAGGCGATCATCGAACGGAAACGGCGTTTGAAAGATCGATGA